In Rhodamnia argentea isolate NSW1041297 chromosome 5, ASM2092103v1, whole genome shotgun sequence, the DNA window AAGAGTCAAAGCTAACACGGCCCAAACTCCTACGGGAGGCAGTAGTGGGGAATCTTTCGCACCGGGCGAAAGCTTGACGGAGCAATGCCACGTGGAGGTAGAAAGCCCACGGGTCGTGAACTTCTTTCCCCAAAGGAGAAGCAATGACGGTATCCGGGGAATTGTTCACCATAGGAGGACTCATTGAAATAGTCCCAGCAAATTCTGAACTAGACATTGCTCTATATGATACTTATTATGCCGTTGCACATTTCCATTATGTACTTTCCACGGGAGCCGttaaaattagtttgggataaatgtgttttGGAATacgagtttggagtttttagtgagatgaaaattgattttcgatAAATGTAGCTTGAGTTACCAGTTTATACCAATACAATAGAAGTTTCATATCCGCGCAATCCTTATTATAATTCAAAATGAAGACGCATATAAAAAGCTAAGGAAGTTACTATCGCGGTAAACTCGCCCTCAAGTTGTTGTGTGAAAAATTGATGATGCCTTTTACTTCTTAAGATTCGCGAGTGGCTCGAGGAAATTATTGAAGACACTTATtgctctctttcctttttgctaCTAACAAAGTGTTATTATATGTGACTCCCAAACCTCACACCATGTGTATTTCAAATGGAGTTCATCAAACAGAAGGAGAACGCATCTTACATAGAAGTTTTCAACATAATCATCCTTCCACACACTAAACAAAGACTAGAGGAAAAAAGATAAGTTGAATACTAAATACGCATTCTCTTTATCCATCCGATAACACAAAGCACTTCTTCAAAGTCGGGCAAGTTTCTCCAGCTCTCCACTGTTCTGTTACACGTGCCAAATACAATCAATAATGGCTGCAATCAAGATAAGATGCAAGAAATTGGTTAGCAGGAAAGGGGCTAGTTTTACCTGCTGCATAAGCTGCTATTCGCTTTGTCGAAATGTTCTCTTGAACCAAAGCATGGCAATCATCGTTGTCATTGAGAATTTCTCGATGGCCCCATCCATCGCTCGAAAGTAAGAGACCCTCCAAGATCGCTTGAAGTGCAAGATGCTACAGAACCCCAGAAATCCCACCGTAAAACCAGGTCCCAATCCTGCATAGAACCAATTGTGGATATTCACATCGCCTTCGCTAGGCTTATCTCCACTTGAAGCATCACTGCCAGTACCGGCTGGTTGGTCTCCGGGACAAATCTTCGAAAGAGGAGCTCCACAAAGTCCGTCGTTGCTGCGATAAACAGATTCGTCATCCACGGTACGCAAATGATTGCTAGACGGTATACGGCCGGAGAGTCTATTGAAGGACAGATTCAGATGACTAAGGAAGTCCATGCTGGATATGCCCGACGGGATGGCACCTGACAGTTCGTTTCTGGAAAGATCAAGAGATTCCAAATTTTTCAAGTCCCCAATATTTGACGGGATGTGTCCACTCAAGTTATTCTGAGAGAGGTTCAAATTTTGAAGTAGGCGAAGCCTAGTGAACTTTTCTGATATCTGCCCATCCAACATGTTTGCAGAAAGGTCGATTGAGAAGAAGTATTCAAGCCCACTTCCATATATTTGGTTCGTTCCCTTTGTGTGAACCATGACATTGAGACCGTCAATATACGGCCAAAACACACTATGAGACCCATCATCAACCATATAAAAGAAGCCGTCAAAACAGTTAGGAATGGGTCCAGTAATGTTATTTTGCGCTAGGCTCAAGACATGGATATAGCTAAGCTGGCAAAGTTGTGGAGGAATGCCTCCAACTAATTGATTTTTCTCTAAATTGAGCACTAGCAATGACTGAGAATGTTTCCCGAATGGAGGTAACCTACCAGTGAATTGATTGTCACTGAGATCAAGGATCATCATGCTCTGTCGACTTGACAAACAGTTCGGGATTACTCCACTGAAGCCATTCCTACGAAGGCTAAGAACATCTAATTGCTGAAGATGGCACAAAGATTTCGGAATCTGACCATTTAACTTGTTATCCTCCAGAAAAATCCATTCCAAATTTTGGAATGCTTTCCAACATCGAGGAAGTCTCCCAGATAGTTGATTCTTTGAGAGATTAATTTGCTTCAACTGCTTCAACTTACACAGAGAACTCGGAATGCCACCGGTGAGATTATTACCCAAAAGTCTCAATATTATTAACCGCGGCATCTTGTCTCCGATATCTTGGCAAATTTGGCCTCTAAGCATGTTGACTGAGATATCCAAAAAGTCAATGTTAGAGGAAATATCGTAGAGCCAATCAGGAATATCGTCTGACATGCTTGCGTTTGACATTATCAAACTGGTAAGGTTCCTCTGCGTTTGAAGCCATCTTGGAAATTCAGGTCCCACTTTGCAATCTGACAAGTATATCTCCCGAGCTTGGAATGGTGGAACCCAGGTAGAGCTCACATTTAATATAAGCTCATTGAAGGAATGTCTAACTTGGTCAAGCTTTTGAGATTTTCAAAGTGAAGTTCGCTTACAGTTCCATGCAATAAATTTTCCTCAAAGTGGAGCTCCTTCAAATTCGACAGTCGCCCGATACTCTCTGGAATTGTCCCGTTCACTTTGTTATTGCTTAAATACAACTCTCTTAGAGATGATAGCTCCCCCAAATTGGAAGGAATAGAACCAGAAATCAAGTTATCTGAAAGATCAAGGTACTCTAGTTCCTTGAAATATCCAAATTGATTTGGTAGGCCACCACTAAAATTATTGTAGGAAACATCAAAGATCTTCCAATTACTTTGTACGCAACCAAGAGGACCATCGAAAATACTGAAGATATTCCCATTGAATTGGTTATACCCTAATCGAAGAACTTGCAATTTGCAAAAACTGCTCAAGTTTTTTGGAACAGTACCTTGTAGTGAATTTTCAGACACGTCAAAGAAGGCAAGCCTTTGATTATTCTCGATGATTGGTGTGGGAAAAGGGCCACTGATATGATCGTTGGCAGACAAATCAATATGTTCTAGCTTGCTCAAGTTGTAGATCCATGGTGGGATGGAAGAATTTATAAAATTGGAACTGATATCAAGAAATCTAAGAGAGGTGAAATTGGCCTGCAAAGAGCTAGAAATATCTTGCAATTCACAGCCGCTCAATCCTAAAGATTGCAAAGATGAAAGCATGTTAATGGAACTGAACCAACCTACGGCCATATAAAGGTCAACATTGGACATGTGCAAAAATTTCAAGGAAGATAATTTTGACACCCAATCAAGATCGTTCGAGGTCAAACAACCCAAACAGAAGTCACTACTAAGATCCAAGTACTCTAATCTGGAAAGATTATTGAGCTGCCTGGGAATATCTCCCTCGAAGCCTGTATGTGAGAGGTTAAGATACTCCAATTTCTGAAGAGAAGCAAAGAACGTTGGAATTTTCTGGGTTGAAAAGTTGTTGAGACTGAGGTCGAGATACTTCAAATCCTTCAATTTAGTTAAAGAAGGAACTATGTTACCTCCCAACCTGCACTTATGAGAAGGTGGGAACGCGTTGATCTCTTCAATACATGGATTGTGAAGATCGAGCTTCAGGATATAGCTAGTCTTCTTATCGCATTCGACTCCTTCCCAATTGCAACATTCCTCTCCGGTCCACGACGATAGGCGTCTCGAAGGATCGGTGAGACCATGCTTGAACTTCaggagagcttctctctctgcaCCAATACAGCTTACATTGGTCGAAGCATTGGAATGACCGAGTTCGATTACTTGAACGACAAAGATTGCCCATAAGAAGGTAAACACAAGGCCATCGTAAGACGCCATCGGTTCTTCAGGACCTGAGAACAAGTGTTGGGATAATGTGCCTTTGATTCGGCAAGAGAAGAGTCGCCATAATATATTGTTGAGGTCGTGAGGCGGAGATCACTGTCCATCACGACTTCCTAAAGGACGACTGCAACTTTCCAAGTCAATGCCGTCCAAGACCCGCCACACACACCCATCAACATCAACCCAAAACGCGTGTCAAAGGGGAGTGACAAACAAAAACGAAGAAAGAGGGATGATGCAGCTGGTtctctgcatttgtttttgaaggtttttttttttttaagaaaaagaaaatctctccatTCGAATGATGcaaaattaattcaatttaggaaATTTATTCAAATGGTCATTGCATGACACGACAATTTGAAACttgctgtttcttttttttttttttttcattattgtttACGTAAAAACCGTTCGGGATGCCAATGAACGATATTTTTGTTCCTAAATGtatcctaatcttttttttctttggccatgTTTCGTTGGAATTAGATCTTTCATGTACTTGATCTCATAGATGCCTTTTGGACCTAGATAACTAATCTCATATCTACGTTCTCAATCATCCGCTATTAAATTGGCAAGAAGAGGCTTTTCGACATTGTAAGCGTCCCAAAATTATTGGTGCCACGTAAAATGCTGGTAATTTATCCATTGTAAATAGAACACGTATGCAACATGATTTTGATTGGTAAATATGTGAAAAGTTGGTGAGTTGCTCTAGTTAAAATTGATAACTTTTAAggagagttggtaaatttagcGATTTCCTAAGAAAGATAAAAGTTTATAAACAATataaaaaagttggtaaattaagggaaaaaaaaaggtcgacGTGTACTTCAAATGAAGATTGATAATCCAAAAACTAAATGCCAATAGAATGACTTAGTAATCTTTAAACTATAAATGAGAGTTTGATAACAAAAAAACTAGTTCTCTGCATTTATTTTCGggtttttttcttataaaagaaaagaaaagaaaagaaaatctctccatTCGAATGTTGCAAAATTAATCTGGCGGAAAGCTGCTGGAGTCAATGGAAGACTTTGAAGGTTTTATTAGGAATAAAACTGATGAATGTATTGAGGCAGAAGGATCTTCAAGTAATGGCCATTCGATACGAGTGTATGAATGCTATATGGGGGAAATGCGCCACGAAAGTAAACATCAGCCGGCATCAAAGCTATCCCAGTTTCattttgatcgaaaaatttACTACGGTTTAGCATTAAAGCTGTCGCAGTTAATTAACTCCATCCAATCCTTTTCTCGTGCTGTAAGGTCCAGAGTGGAGCTGCAAAGCGATCTCAATTGCTCTTCAATCATATGAAGTTCGGATTGTCTTGGACCTCGTCGATTCTCGTCAACATCGTTGTGGCAGGCTTAGGCAAATCTAGTCGCATCAACCTCGCCCAGGTGATGGGGCCTCACCAGATCTTGCTGATGTTCGCCTTCGCCccggcgagggccacccttgtCGGCCACAGCCGGCCACCGAAGGatctagaaaaaagaaaggaaaaaaagaaataaataataaataaacaaaataaaaatggaaaatttattaaaatgtgTCCACATGCTGGTTGTGCCATGTAGGCCGTCCCGCTTCCACGTGAATAATATCCtgccaaaattaatcggaatgactgaatttgctctagatcaaaaggtttatgattaaattgacacaaatgtttgggaataaattaacaccaatacaataggtttaaaggTTTTCTGATACTTTTCCCGTAGAACGGGCATTGTCGCTTAAATAAGCTCGAGAACTTTGGTGTATAAATTGACCATAAAAGCCCTTCCCCTAAGGAAGATATTATTATCTTGCTTTTAGTTATATAGATCTTGATCATGATTAAAATACAAGCAACGAAAAATAGGACATTAACGGGCTTATTTCCAAAATAGGTCAAATTCTTTTTACCAAATTaggttatttttttaatttactgatttgggccCCCATGCGACGCTTAGACCGCTGCACGAGACCCGTACGGCACTTGGGCCCCCTCACGAGGCTCGTGCGGCAGTCCACTTGCCGCACGGgcgcatcttttttttttttaaatttcatatttttttacttt includes these proteins:
- the LOC115730732 gene encoding receptor-like protein EIX1, which gives rise to MASHNGLVSSFLLAIFVIQVTEFGHSSASTNVRCIGAEREALLKFKHGLIDPSSRLSSWTGEECCKWEGVECDKKTGHVLKLDLHNPCTEEIYFDIFVPSDKCRLGGNIVPSLTKLKDLKYLDLSLNNFSTQKIPTFFASLQKLEYLNLSHTGFEGDIPRQLNNLSRLEYLDLSSDFCLGCLTSNDLDWVSKLSSLKFLHMSNVDLYMAVGWFSSINMLSSLQSLGLSGCELQDISSSLQANFTSLRFLDISSNFINSSIPPWIYNLSKLEHIDLSANDHISGPFPTPIIENNQRLAFFDVSENSLQGTVPKNLSSFCKLQVLRLGYNQFNGNIFSIFDGPLGCVQSNWKIFDVSYNNFSGGLPNQFGYFKELEYLDLSDNLISGSIPSNLGELSSLRELYLSNNKVNGTIPESIGRLSNLKELHFEENLLHGTVSELHFENLKSLTKLDIPSMSLY
- the LOC115730733 gene encoding receptor-like protein EIX2; this translates as MSDDIPDWLYDISSNIDFLDISVNMLRGQICQDIGDKMPRLIILRLLGNNLTGGIPSSLCKLKQLKQINLSKNQLSGRLPRCWKAFQNLEWIFLEDNKLNGQIPKSLCHLQQLDVLSLRRNGFSGVIPNCLSSRQSMMILDLSDNQFTGRLPPFGKHSQSLLVLNLEKNQLVGGIPPQLCQLSYIHVLSLAQNNITGPIPNCFDGFFYMVDDGSHSVFWPYIDGLNVMVHTKGTNQIYGSGLEYFFSIDLSANMLDGQISEKFTRLRLLQNLNLSQNNLSGHIPSNIGDLKNLESLDLSRNELSGAIPSGISSMDFLSHLNLSFNRLSGRIPSSNHLRTVDDESVYRSNDGLCGAPLSKICPGDQPAGTGSDASSGDKPSEGDVNIHNWFYAGLGPGFTVGFLGFCSILHFKRSWRVSYFRAMDGAIEKFSMTTMIAMLWFKRTFRQSE